In a single window of the Niabella ginsenosidivorans genome:
- a CDS encoding ExbD/TolR family protein produces the protein MASLDTGGDDGHKKGPGVKKAKKLSTRVDMTPMVDLGFLLITFFIFTATMSNPTTMDLNMPKDTDKKDEETKIKQSGSLSIILANDNKIFYYEGEMDPTGANFKSATYKDIRDEIIRKKKEVISHYVQDPACEQEAKAKGKSIDDCKQKDFFVVIKPTDDATYKNVVDILDEMTINKVARYALVKPFPTELDAVKLSGGGAAATPATPPAK, from the coding sequence ATGGCAAGTTTAGATACTGGCGGTGATGACGGACATAAGAAAGGCCCCGGGGTCAAGAAGGCCAAAAAGCTGAGCACGAGAGTGGACATGACCCCCATGGTGGATCTGGGATTCCTGTTGATTACCTTCTTTATTTTTACGGCAACCATGAGCAATCCCACTACAATGGATTTGAACATGCCGAAAGATACTGACAAGAAAGATGAGGAAACCAAGATCAAGCAATCCGGTTCATTGAGCATCATCCTGGCCAATGATAATAAGATTTTCTATTATGAGGGTGAGATGGATCCTACAGGGGCCAACTTTAAAAGTGCTACCTACAAGGATATCAGAGACGAGATTATCCGTAAAAAGAAGGAAGTCATTTCCCACTATGTGCAGGACCCCGCATGTGAGCAGGAAGCTAAAGCAAAAGGCAAATCAATTGATGATTGTAAACAAAAGGATTTCTTCGTGGTAATTAAACCAACAGATGACGCAACTTATAAAAATGTTGTGGATATACTGGATGAAATGACCATCAATAAGGTAGCCCGTTATGCATTAGTGAAACCTTTCCCAACCGAGTTGGACGCAGTAAAATTGTCGGGAGGTGGCGCAGCAGCTACGCCTGCTACACCGCCGGCCAAATAA
- a CDS encoding ABC transporter permease, whose product MVQLFKTEWLKIKSYRTFWILFASFFVFLPFTFLMTADRFMRQFEGKSMEAEMIKRLMNAPFTFPNVWHGAAWFGGLFFIIIGMLFILLITHEVQYKTHRQNIIDGWSRMDFIAAKGTVLLFFVITATIMVFLTGLLCGLVFTPDLSSVAIFEGFHYIGYYALMATQYLVVAFIIAILIKRTGLAIVIYFAYVFIIDNLLWLALTFRKGQAGYFLPLESTDSLIPNPFKPGIIETRTVSDLSLIITAVLYGVVMLYIVIRYYKNADLKN is encoded by the coding sequence ATGGTACAACTTTTCAAAACGGAGTGGCTCAAAATAAAAAGCTATCGAACTTTCTGGATATTGTTTGCATCGTTCTTTGTTTTTCTTCCGTTCACCTTTTTAATGACGGCCGACCGTTTTATGCGCCAGTTCGAGGGCAAAAGTATGGAGGCGGAAATGATCAAGCGGCTGATGAACGCCCCGTTTACATTTCCCAACGTCTGGCATGGAGCCGCCTGGTTCGGAGGGCTATTTTTTATTATCATCGGTATGCTGTTCATTCTGCTGATTACCCATGAAGTACAGTACAAAACACACCGGCAGAATATTATTGACGGCTGGAGCCGCATGGATTTTATTGCCGCCAAGGGAACTGTATTATTATTTTTTGTGATCACTGCTACCATTATGGTATTTCTTACCGGGCTGCTTTGCGGCCTGGTCTTTACGCCAGATCTTTCTTCCGTTGCAATCTTTGAAGGCTTTCACTATATAGGTTATTATGCGCTGATGGCCACTCAATATCTCGTTGTAGCATTTATAATAGCCATCCTTATAAAAAGGACCGGATTGGCGATTGTCATTTATTTTGCGTACGTCTTTATTATTGACAACCTGCTATGGCTGGCATTAACCTTTCGTAAGGGCCAGGCCGGTTATTTTTTGCCACTGGAAAGCACCGACTCATTAATACCCAACCCGTTCAAGCCGGGCATTATTGAAACCCGTACGGTTTCTGACCTGAGCCTGATAATTACGGCGGTACTCTATGGTGTTGTGATGCTATATATTGTTATCCGGTATTATAAAAATGCAGATCTTAAAAATTAA
- a CDS encoding TIGR01777 family oxidoreductase, with translation MQTIVVTGGTGLVGRVVIKKLLQKGYKVIVFTRDKAKDKKTERGRLYSYWNINAGELDEKILSGADAVIHLAGAGVADKRWSVKRKQEILSSRTESGLLISEYLLQNSHQVKAFISASAIGWYGADPQVPDPAPFKEEQPPAGDFLGAVCYEWERSTQPLLKAGVRTVYLRTGIVLSNEGGALAEFKKPLKMKLAAVLGHGKQMVSWIHIDDLANLYMTALENEAFTGAYNAVAPQPVSNEAFMLTLAREMYGKSFMKIHIPSWALKLVLGEMSTEVLKSATVSARKVMDMGFQFRFAEIEPALQDLIKGNRYG, from the coding sequence ATGCAAACGATAGTTGTTACAGGCGGTACAGGGCTGGTTGGAAGGGTGGTAATAAAAAAGCTGCTTCAGAAGGGCTATAAAGTAATTGTGTTTACCCGGGACAAGGCAAAAGACAAAAAGACTGAAAGAGGGCGCCTGTATTCTTATTGGAACATTAATGCCGGGGAACTGGATGAAAAGATATTATCCGGTGCTGATGCTGTCATTCATTTAGCAGGCGCAGGTGTGGCAGATAAGCGCTGGTCTGTAAAACGTAAACAGGAGATTCTGAGCAGCCGTACTGAAAGCGGGCTTTTGATTTCTGAATACCTGCTGCAAAACTCCCATCAGGTAAAAGCATTTATCAGTGCCTCTGCTATTGGCTGGTATGGCGCTGACCCACAGGTGCCCGATCCGGCACCATTTAAAGAAGAGCAGCCGCCTGCCGGTGATTTTTTGGGAGCAGTTTGCTATGAGTGGGAGCGGAGTACCCAACCGCTTTTAAAGGCAGGAGTAAGAACCGTGTACCTGCGAACCGGGATTGTGCTGAGCAATGAAGGCGGAGCGCTGGCTGAATTTAAAAAGCCGCTTAAAATGAAGCTGGCTGCTGTTCTTGGACACGGAAAGCAAATGGTCAGCTGGATTCATATTGATGATCTTGCCAACCTGTATATGACCGCATTGGAAAATGAGGCCTTTACAGGCGCGTACAATGCCGTTGCCCCGCAGCCGGTTTCCAATGAAGCATTCATGCTGACACTTGCAAGGGAAATGTATGGCAAATCATTTATGAAAATACATATACCTTCATGGGCGCTGAAACTGGTGCTTGGAGAAATGAGCACTGAAGTGCTGAAAAGCGCTACTGTAAGCGCCCGCAAAGTAATGGATATGGGGTTTCAGTTCCGGTTTGCAGAAATTGAGCCGGCTTTGCAGGATCTTATAAAGGGCAATAGATACGGATAA
- a CDS encoding energy transducer TonB, which yields MEANKILSSDLLDIVFEGRNKDYGAYELRRTYNKRIWKALVITVIAAIVIAGLVILQSKMKSNAPQKVKMEEVTIQKIDQPEEKKEPPPPPPPPPPKQEPPPKIETKAFTPPKIVKDEEVKQPPPVQEELKETKIGTIDQAGVKDLGVVVPPAGVDGGKGIVETKPVEKEPEIFTKVEKDAEYPGDWPRYLQTNLRGEVPVDNGAAPGSYQVIVQFVVDVQGNVSDVKVLKDPGYGMGDEAVRVIKRSGKWKPAIQNGRQVKAYRKQPITFQVQEN from the coding sequence ATGGAAGCCAATAAAATTTTATCTTCAGATCTTCTGGATATTGTTTTTGAAGGGCGTAATAAGGATTACGGAGCTTACGAGCTACGGCGCACTTACAATAAACGTATCTGGAAAGCATTGGTTATAACGGTTATAGCCGCTATAGTCATTGCGGGTTTGGTGATATTGCAAAGCAAAATGAAGTCCAATGCTCCCCAAAAAGTAAAAATGGAGGAGGTTACAATTCAGAAAATAGATCAGCCGGAGGAAAAGAAAGAACCACCTCCTCCGCCACCACCTCCCCCACCCAAACAGGAGCCACCGCCCAAAATTGAAACAAAGGCGTTTACACCTCCTAAAATCGTAAAAGATGAGGAAGTAAAACAACCGCCTCCCGTTCAGGAAGAATTGAAAGAAACCAAGATCGGGACTATTGATCAGGCAGGTGTTAAAGACCTGGGTGTTGTAGTGCCCCCGGCAGGTGTTGACGGCGGTAAAGGGATCGTGGAAACAAAACCGGTGGAAAAAGAGCCGGAAATCTTTACAAAAGTGGAAAAAGATGCCGAATATCCGGGTGACTGGCCCAGGTATCTTCAAACCAATTTACGCGGCGAAGTTCCTGTTGATAATGGTGCCGCCCCGGGCAGTTACCAGGTAATTGTACAGTTTGTAGTGGATGTTCAGGGAAATGTGAGCGATGTAAAGGTGTTAAAAGATCCGGGTTATGGTATGGGTGATGAGGCAGTACGTGTAATTAAAAGATCAGGTAAATGGAAACCGGCCATCCAGAACGGCCGCCAGGTGAAAGCCTACCGTAAGCAACCGATCACCTTCCAGGTTCAGGAAAATTAA